In Procambarus clarkii isolate CNS0578487 chromosome 58, FALCON_Pclarkii_2.0, whole genome shotgun sequence, one genomic interval encodes:
- the LOC138353489 gene encoding uncharacterized protein — MESSEYRRNQSENNFTTLQKIWYSSDKENKKRRQVEEKILDYRIPEAHDLSKPTSTPRMEPIKSRRRTKQENFLGYRSTARNNNFLPFHKIWYSIEERDKEEKHRQVKEEWLDCQMPEAIEVNPSKRRCLWRSSKESYMPYTSGVQNTQVKWYSIEERDKEEKHRQVKEEWLECQMPEAIEVNPSKRRCLWRSSKESYMPYTSGVQNTQVKWYSIEERDKEEKHRQIKEEWLDCQMPEAIEVNPSKRRCLWPSAKETYMPCTSRVQNTQSSITKADPFSLHYGDIPQPCKENVSIPQEYSTVIKYGASLLSNSSESYRPSHRYSIYDENGYNVRGYYTAGFYPQQ, encoded by the coding sequence ATGGAATCAAGCGAGTACCGTAGAAACCAGTCAGAAAATAATTTTACAACTTTACAGAAAATTTGGTATTCTAGTGATAAAGAAAATAAAAAGCGTCGACAAGTAGAGGAGAAAATACTAGACTACAGGATACCAGAAGCCCATGATCTTTCTAAACCTACTTCTACACCTAGAATGGAACCAATCAAGTCCCGTAGAAGAACGAAGCAAGAAAATTTCTTGGGGTACCGTAGTACCGcaagaaataataattttttaccTTTTCACAAGATTTGGTATTCAATTGAAGAAAGGGATAAAGAGGAAAAACATCGACAAGTAAAGGAAGAATGGCTTGACTGTCAGATGCCAGAAGCCATAGAAGTGAATCCCTCTAAGCGCAGATGCCTTTGGCGTTCCTCCAAGGAATCGTACATGCCTTATACCTCAGGAGTCCAGAATACCCAAGTGAAGTGGTATTCAATTGAAGAAAGGGATAAAGAAGAAAAACATCGACAAGTAAAGGAAGAATGGCTTGAGTGTCAGATGCCAGAAGCCATAGAAGTAAATCCCTCTAAGCGCAGATGCCTTTGGCGTTCCTCCAAGGAATCGTACATGCCTTATACCTCAGGAGTCCAGAATACCCAAGTGAAGTGGTATTCAATTGAAGAAAGGGATAAAGAAGAAAAACATCGACAAATAAAGGAAGAATGGCTTGACTGTCAGATGCCAGAAGCCATAGAAGTGAATCCCTCTAAGCGCAGATGCCTTTGGCCTTCCGCCAAGGAAACGTACATGCCTTGTACCTCAAGAGTCCAGAATACCCAGTCGAGCATTACTAAGGCCGACCCATTTTCGCTCCACTATGGTGATATTCCTCAACCTTGTAAAGAAAACGTCAGTATACCTCAAGAATACTCCACTGTCATAAAGTATGGAGCTTCCTTGTTAAGCAACTCCAGTGAATCTTACAGACCAAGTCATCGATATTCAATATATGACGAGAATGGATACAACGTAAGAGGTTACTACACTGCAGGATTCTACCCTCAGCAATGA